A window from Triticum aestivum cultivar Chinese Spring unplaced genomic scaffold, IWGSC CS RefSeq v2.1 scaffold213939, whole genome shotgun sequence encodes these proteins:
- the LOC123176408 gene encoding polygalacturonase-like, with product MNGDSVARVDGGGTAAEADAAAAEEAETLDISQSKGVSVKQLTLLDSKEFHMSIFDCSGVTVQGVRIIAPSNSPNTDGIQVSHSRHVSILNTTIGTGDDCISLGPGTSDMLIRDIKCGPGHCISIGSLGWQDGEEGVRNVTVDRAVLKGTTNGLRIKAWAMPNSGFVKNVSFWRVTMNRVANPILVDQNYCPRKGDCPGNSSRVQISDLSYTDIKGSSATPVAVKFNCSGTNPCSGIKLRNIRLRYWHQRPAQAKCQNAGGFASGEVTPPSCF from the exons ATGAACGGCGATTCCGTCGCCAGGGTTGACGGAGGCGGCACGGCGGCGgaggccgacgcggcggcggcagaggaagcGGAA ACACTTGACATTAGCCAATCCAAGGGCGTGAGCGTGAAGCAGCTGACGCTGCTCGACAGCAAGGAATTCCACATGTCCATCTTCGACTGCAGCGGCGTGACGGTCCAAGGCGTCCGGATCATCGCGCCGTCTAACAGCCCCAACACCGACGGCATCCAGGTCAGCCACTCCCGGCACGTGAGCATCCTCAACACCACCATCGGCACCGGCGACGACTGCATCTCCTTGGGGCCCGGCACCTCGGACATGCTCATCAGGGACATCAAGTGCGGTCCGGGCCACTGCATCAG catcgGGAGCCTGGGATGGCAGGACGGTGAGGAGGGGGTGAGAAACGTGACCGTGGACAGGGCGGTGCTGAAGGGCACGACCAACGGCCTACGGATCAAGGCGTGGGCGATGCCCAACTCCGGCTTCGTCAAGAACGTCTCCTTCTGGCGGGTCACCATGAACCGCGTGGCCAACCCCATCCTCGTCGACCAGAACTACTGCCCCCGCAAGGGCGACTGCCCGGGCAAT AGCTCGAGGGTGCAGATCAGCGACCTGTCGTACACGGACATCAAGGGCTCGTCGGCGACGCCCGTGGCGGTGAAGTTCAACTGCAGCGGCACCAACCCCTGCAGCGGGATCAAGCTCAGGAACATCAGGCTGAGGTACTGGCACCAGCGGCCAGCGCAGGCCAAGTGCCAAAACGCCGGCGGGTTCGCGTCCGGAGAGGTCACACCGCCGAGCTGCTTCTGA